Genomic window (Caldinitratiruptor microaerophilus):
GGCCGAGAGCTACCGCATCACCCCCATCCCCCGCATCCCGCGCTACATCCGGGGGGTGACGAACCTCCGGGGCCGGGTCATCCCGGTGATGGACCTGCGGATGCGGCTGGGGTTCACGCCCGGGCCGGTCACCCGCAAGACCCGCATCGCCGTCGTGGAGACCGAGGCGAGCGGGACCGTGGGCATGATCGTCGACGGCGTCTCCGAGGTCGTCCGCCTGCCCGTGCGGACGATCGAGCCCCCGCCCGAGGACCGGACGGACGGCAGCCTCGCCTTCGTCCAGGGCGTGGCCCGCCTGGGCGACCGGCTGGTCGCACTCCTGGACCTGCACCGGGTCCTCACGCGTGAGGACCGGCGGCCCGCGATCGAGGGGGGACGGCACGGTGCTGCAGTTTGACGCGACCGAGGAGGACATCAAGGTCTTCCTCGACGAGGCGGAGGAGCTCCTCCAGGTGATGGAGGAGAACGTCCTCGCACTCGAGGGCGGGCAGGGGGGCGCCGAGGCTCTCCAGGAGATCTTCCGGGCCGCCCACACCCTCAAGGGCTCGTCGGCCACCCTCGGGCACCGCAAGATGGCCGAGGTGACCCACGCCATGGAGGGCCTGCTGGACCGCCTCCGCAAGGGGGCCGTGCGGCCCACCCCGCGCGTGGTGGACACGCTCTTCGCCTGCCTCGACGTGCTCAAGACATTCAAGGAGGAGATCGCCTCCGGGGAGGAGGCCGGCATCGAGACGGAGGAGGTCCTGGCCCGGCTGGCCCTCGTCGAGCGGGAGGCAGCGGTGGAGGCGCCGGCGGCGCCCCCGGGCGCCCCGGACGCGCCCGGCGGGCCCGGCCCGGCTCCGGATCCCGCCGACGCCCAGTACCTGCGGCAGGCGCAGGCGCGCGGCCTCACCCCCTGGTGGATCGAGGTGACCGTCAGCCCGGACGCGCCCATGCCGTCCGTACGTTACTTCCAGGCCCTGCTGGCCCTGGGCGAGCGAGGCGAGGTCGTGCGCTCCTGGCCGACCCAGGACGAGATCGAGCAGGACCGGGTCGGCGAGAACCTGCGGGTGCTCTACGCCTCCGCGCAGAGCGAGGCCGATCTGCGCGCCGCCCTGGCGTCCGTGCCGGAACTGCGCGTCACGTCGGTGCGACAAGTGAGCCTCCCGCCGGTGGCCGCGGACGACCTCGCTGCGGTGACCCTGGAGGAGCAGGACGAGGAGGGCGAGGCCGAGCCGGTCCGTCCGGCCGGCGACGGTTCACCGCCGGCAGGGAGCCCCGGGAGCCTCCGGATCAAGGGGGCCCGCACGGTCCGGGTCGACGTCGAGGTCCTCGACAACTTGATGAACCTCGTCGGCGAGCTCGTGATCGACCGCACGCGCCTCGTCCAGGTGTTGACCACCATGGAGGTGCAGCGGGGAGAGGACGAGCACGTGCGGGACCTCCTCGGCGCGGTGAGCCACATCGGACGGGTGACCGCCGACCTGCAGGAGCTGATCATGCGGGCCCGGATGCTGCCGGTGCAGAGCCTGTTCCGCAAGTTCCCCCGCATGGTCCGCGACCTGGCGCACGCCGCCGGCAAGGAGATCCAGTTCATCGTGCGGGGCGAGGAGACCGAGCTGGACCGGTCGGTCATCGAGGAGATCGGCGACCCGCTCATGCACATCCTCCGCAACGCCATCGACCACGGCATCGAGCCGCCCGACGAGCGGGTGCGCCTCGGCAAGCCGCGGGCCGGCACGGTGATCCTGGAGGCCAGGCACGAGGAGAACCACATCATCATCACGGTGAAGGACGACGGGCGCGGCATCGACCCGGCGAGGGTCCGGGCTGCCGCCGTCCGCAAGGGCCTCCTGAGCGAGGAGGCGGCCCGCCGGCTCTCGGACGAGGAGGCCGTCCGGCTGATCTTCGCCCCCGGGTTCTCGACGGCCGAGAAGGTCAGCGAGGTCTCGGGCCGGGGCGTGGGCCTCGACGTGGTGCACAAGAACATCGAGAAGCTGAGCGGGACCGTGGAGATCCAGTCCGAGGTCGGGCGGGGCACCGAGTTCCGCATCAAGCTGCCGCTCACCCTCGCCATCATCCGGGCCCTCCTGGTCGAGCACGCCGGCACCGTCTACGCGATCCCCCTGGGCGCCGTGACCGAGACCGTCCACCTCACGCCCGCCGAGATCCAGACCGTGAAGGGGCGGGAGGTCATCGTCAGCCGGGGGACGGTCGTGCCCCTCGTCCGGCTGGAGCGCGCCTTCGAGGTCGACCTCCCGGCC
Coding sequences:
- a CDS encoding chemotaxis protein CheA encodes the protein MLQFDATEEDIKVFLDEAEELLQVMEENVLALEGGQGGAEALQEIFRAAHTLKGSSATLGHRKMAEVTHAMEGLLDRLRKGAVRPTPRVVDTLFACLDVLKTFKEEIASGEEAGIETEEVLARLALVEREAAVEAPAAPPGAPDAPGGPGPAPDPADAQYLRQAQARGLTPWWIEVTVSPDAPMPSVRYFQALLALGERGEVVRSWPTQDEIEQDRVGENLRVLYASAQSEADLRAALASVPELRVTSVRQVSLPPVAADDLAAVTLEEQDEEGEAEPVRPAGDGSPPAGSPGSLRIKGARTVRVDVEVLDNLMNLVGELVIDRTRLVQVLTTMEVQRGEDEHVRDLLGAVSHIGRVTADLQELIMRARMLPVQSLFRKFPRMVRDLAHAAGKEIQFIVRGEETELDRSVIEEIGDPLMHILRNAIDHGIEPPDERVRLGKPRAGTVILEARHEENHIIITVKDDGRGIDPARVRAAAVRKGLLSEEAARRLSDEEAVRLIFAPGFSTAEKVSEVSGRGVGLDVVHKNIEKLSGTVEIQSEVGRGTEFRIKLPLTLAIIRALLVEHAGTVYAIPLGAVTETVHLTPAEIQTVKGREVIVSRGTVVPLVRLERAFEVDLPAGEEPGELFAVIVNVFGRQVGIVVHGLVGEGDVVIKSLGQYIGEVPGISGATLLGDGSVAIILDVAGLISISSGLLARPRSA
- a CDS encoding chemotaxis protein CheW, with amino-acid sequence MPDPTAAGGEIQIVVLQVGHELYGAPIRDVREVVPAESYRITPIPRIPRYIRGVTNLRGRVIPVMDLRMRLGFTPGPVTRKTRIAVVETEASGTVGMIVDGVSEVVRLPVRTIEPPPEDRTDGSLAFVQGVARLGDRLVALLDLHRVLTREDRRPAIEGGRHGAAV